A genomic stretch from Cydia amplana chromosome 1, ilCydAmpl1.1, whole genome shotgun sequence includes:
- the LOC134649461 gene encoding muscle-specific protein 20-like has protein sequence MPGRPIWQCAGKREPEKEQEAQRWIEAVIGERFPNLPYELALRDGIILCKLMNRLQPGIITKVNISGGDYKFMDNISQFQKACVTYGVPDVDLFQTTDLWDQKNIALVTTTIFAIGRTAYKHPEWRGPFLGPKPAEENRREFSEDVVRAGQTVIGLQAGTNKHATQSGQSFGASRKIILGK, from the exons TGCGCTGGCAAACGTGAGCCCGAGAAGGAGCAAGAAGCCCAGCGCTGGATAGAAGCCGTGATCGGGGAGCGGTTCCCCAACCTGCCGTACGAGCTGGCACTGCGGGACGGCATCATCCTCTGCAAGCTGATGAACCGGCTGCAACCCGGCATCATCACCAAGGTCAACATCTCTGGCGGGGACTACAAGTTCATGGACAACATTAGCCA GTTTCAAAAGGCGTGCGTGACATACGGCGTGCCCGATGTGGACCTGTTCCAGACCACGGACCTTTGGGACCAGAAGAACATTGCTCTTGTCACCACGACCATCTTCGCCATTGGCAGAACT gcatACAAACATCCTGAATGGCGCGGTCCTTTCCTCGGCCCTAAACCTGCTGAAGAAAACAGACGCGAGTTCAGTGAAGATGTCGTTAGGGCAGGACAGACTGTGATCGGTCTGCAAGCTGGCACGAACAAACACGCGACCCAATCTGGGCAAAGCTTTGGCGCGTCCCGCAAGATCATCCTCGGCAAGTGA